In the genome of SAR324 cluster bacterium, the window GTCAACAGGCTGGATGGGGACAGGAACCTATGCAGGATAATATGGATGACCTGAAAGAAAAACGGGAATTGCTTGAGGTGGCAATGAACGCTCTTGCTCCGGAAGATCGGGAAATACTGATTTTGAGAGACCTGAACGGACTCACTGGCGATGAAACCGCTGAATTATTGCAAATGAGTTTACAGGCTGTTAAAAGCCGGTTACATCGAGCAAGGCTTCGACTGATGAAACATATGAGGGAGGTGCAGTCATGACTTTTGATGATCGAAAAATCGCTGGAATACGGTGTAGTGAGATCCTTGCGCAACTTTCCGGTTATATGGAGGGTGAGCTTGCTCAGGACACAGTCAACCTTATCAGAGAACATGTAAAGATATGCCATCAGTGTGAACAGTTTGGTGGAGAATTTGTTTCAGTCATCAAAACTTTTCGTGAAACCCTCAGTACACCCCCATCCATCTCTACAGATATTCAGCAACGTTTAAAAGCACGTCTTGTGGATCTTTGAGATTCATTTCCCTGTTTATTCTCTATTCTACCAGTTCTAAACCTCCGCCTTTAAGGCGGACAGACTTCAGCCAAACGGTTTTGGTCTGAGATTTGAGTGAGAATCTCCTTGACGTCAGGAAAGGAGGTTGTGCGCCTGGCATGGCGCTTAATTTGGTGGTGCAAGTCCACTCACTACCCTTTCAGGAGGGAAAGTGTAGTTCAGAGTCAAGGGTGTCCGAAGAAACTTGGGACAGGCGCCTCAGAAGAGGGCTACAACGAGTGCTCCAAGCCAATGAGGAATCTGAAGGAAGACCGAGACAAACCTGCCGCTTAAACTTGGTGTGAACCTCTGGTAGGCGGCCGCAAGGGATGAGGTAGCAACGCTTACCAAAATCCAATATCCTGAACGTAACTTGCGGTCGTAGAGGAGGTAAGCGGGCAGGGAAAATGAAGCATCTTACCCAGGGAAGAGCCGACAGACTAGCGGACATCATAACTACGATGCTTGCATCCGCACAGCGACTGTGGAGACATGGGAGCGCATGTCTGTGGGTTTTCAGATGAAGTCATAGTAGTCGTAAAACGATATGCCGATGAAGATGTGGGTGACCTATCTGAGGAGAAAACATATCGTAAGAGGCGTTAGCTAAAGGCGAAGGGATTCACATGTCAACAGAAGAAGGCCGCCTAA includes:
- a CDS encoding zf-HC2 domain-containing protein, with protein sequence MTFDDRKIAGIRCSEILAQLSGYMEGELAQDTVNLIREHVKICHQCEQFGGEFVSVIKTFRETLSTPPSISTDIQQRLKARLVDL